A region of Oxyura jamaicensis isolate SHBP4307 breed ruddy duck chromosome 5, BPBGC_Ojam_1.0, whole genome shotgun sequence DNA encodes the following proteins:
- the DIO3 gene encoding thyroxine 5-deiodinase: MLHSLGVHTLQLLTQAAACILLFPRFLLTAVMLWLLDFLCIRKKMLLTPTAEEVARASEGPPPDDPPVCVSDSNRMFTLESLKAVWHGQKLDFFKSAHVGSLAPNPEVIQLDGQKRLRILDFARGKRPLILNFGSCTUPPFMARLRSFQRLAAHFVDIADFLLVYIEEAHPSDGWVSSDAAYNIPKHQCLQDRLRAAQLMREGAPDCPLAVDTMDNASSAAYGAYFERLYIIQEEKVMYQGGRGPEGYKISELRSWLDQYKTRLQSPSTVVIQV, translated from the coding sequence atgctccactccctcGGCGTTCACACCTTGCAGCTGCTCACCCAGGCGGCCGCCTgcatcctcctcttcccccgCTTCCTGCTCACCGCCGTGATGCTCTGGCTCCTGGATTTTCTGTGCATTAGGAAGAAGATGCTGCTGACGCCCACGGCGGAGGAGGTGGCCAGAGCCAGCGAGGGGCCGCCCCCCGACGACCCCCCGGTCTGCGTGTCCGACTCCAACCGCATGTTCACGCTGGAGTCGCTGAAAGCCGTGTGGCACGGGCAGAAGCTGGACTTCTTCAAGTCGGCGCACGTGGGCTCCTTGGCCCCCAACCCCGAGGTGATCCAGCTGGACGGGCAGAAGAGGCTCCGTATCCTGGACTTCGCCCGCGGAAAGAGACCCCTCATCCTCAACTTCGGCAGCTGCACCTGACCCCCATTCATGGCCCGCCTCCGGTCCTTCCAGCGCCTGGCCGCGCACTTCGTGGACATTGCCGACTTCCTGCTGGTGTACATCGAAGAAGCACACCCCTCCGACGGCTGGGTCAGCTCGGACGCAGCCTACAACATCCCCAAGCACCAGTGCCTCCAGGACAGGCTGCGGGCAGCTCAGCTGATGAGGGAAGGGGCGCCCGATTGTCCCCTGGCCGTGGACACCATGGACAATGCTTCCAGCGCCGCCTACGGTGCCTACTTCGAGAGGCTCTACATCATCCAGGAGGAGAAGGTGATGTACCAGGGAGGCAGAGGACCAGAGGGCTACAAGATCTCGGAGCTGAGGAGCTGGCTAGACCAATACAAAACCCGGCTCCAGAGCCCCAGCACGGTGGTCATCCAAGTGTAA